The Hordeum vulgare subsp. vulgare chromosome 7H, MorexV3_pseudomolecules_assembly, whole genome shotgun sequence DNA window TTTAACATTGCGCTACCTGCAACGTGCTAAATTTTACAGCTAGCTACCACACGTCTACGAGCGCGCTAAAACGCTACATCAACGTGAAGAAAAAATCTAACATGTCTGTTGAAAATGCTCTAAGCTCCGGCCACGTACCCTCGTGTTGCCGGCCAAAAGAGCGCGTGGTTCCTCAGCATCACCGCCACCTTCCGTCCGCATTGCTCGCTCCGCTCCATTAGCTGCACGCACGGATGCAAAGCGAAAGCCACTACTTGGTCCAAGCTGAACTAACGGTTTCGCTCCAGCCGATAGGGTCCGGAGCGAGCGGTCACGCCGGCCGACCTCGAATTAACTCGCGACCACGCAACGAcacgcgcagcagcagcagcaggccgaATAAAAACTTGCTTAGCGCCCGGTGCAGCGCACCGGTGCATACCGATCCTTTGCCGCCCTGTTCCCTATAGCCCGGTCGATCACGACATGCTAAAGCGGAGGTAGCGGCAGCCTTCGATCGCCCTCACGtcacgccgtcgccgtcgtcctcttcTTTGTGGAGCTTCCACTTCTCGAGCTTGCTCGATCGCTGATCGCTTTTGCCCGCGGCGGCGTGCGTCAAGACTCACGAGGGGCggccggaggagggaggggagggatcgGTCGGCATGCATCAGATAGGGAGCGGCATGTACGTGTCCGGCCGGGCGCCGGACAGGAGGCGGGAGCGGCAGCTATCGTCGGGGTCGGTCGCCACGCCGCCGTACACCGGCGGGGACCTGTCGCGGTCAGGGGAGCTGGGACGGATGTTCGACGTCGCCTCCTCGGCGTGGCAGTCGCAGGCGCCGTCCCCGGCCTCCTCCTCGCGCCGCAGCTCCGGGCACCTCCCGCTGCCGCCCAGGCCAGCCCCGTCGCCCTCGGCGTCCGGGCCGCTGTCGCAGCTCTCGCACTCCGGCCTCCTCGTGGGCCCGTCGCCTCCCGCCGCGCCGTCGCCGGCGCGGGGAGGGTCGTGGAGGAAGGCGAGCAGGAGGCGCGCGGCCGCCATGGAGGAGGCGGCGCCCGTCGTGGCGCGCGGGAGCACGAGGCTCGGCGTCCCGTTCGCGTGCTACGTGCTGCTGCTCGTGGCCGCCGCGGCCGGAGTCGGCGCCGGGCTGTTCTTCCtcgtggcgtggcgccggtgggaGGCGCTCGCGGCTGCGGGCGGCGCCGTGGCGGCAGCCGCGGCCGTGCTCTCCTGGAACTTTCTGCGGTGCGCGGCGGAGGCGGAGCGGTTCTTCCGGCTGTCCCCCGACACGGTGTTCGACCAGGGGGACATGCCCATCGGCGAGCTCGTCAAGATCACCGGGGTGAGCCACCGCCTCATACCTCTCTGTTCTGCTCACCTGCAAAATCCATTATCGCTACGCTGAGTGATCAATGATCAGACACCGTTTATTCAGTCGTTTGCCAAGAACTTGCATGCCGATTTAATTGCTTAGCATCGTGATCGAATATAGCTAGAGCGTGCCATAATCCAGCTTTCAGAGGCGTCTGCTGAAGCTTAGCTCGGCAGCAAGCGACGCATATGCCAATCTGATCGGGCAGCCCAAACTGCTGGAGCTGCTTTGCTTGCGTTTGGCAAGCGTCGGAGGCTGTCAAACTGGGGCTTAAGCAACATGTGGTGGTCAATGGCTTCCCTGCCATGCATTACCTCTGGTGGAACACAAGCTACCTGACCACTTTTGCTTCACCAAGGCACACCGCATGGCTAATTTACTCTGCAAGCATTAGCAAGAG harbors:
- the LOC123410522 gene encoding uncharacterized membrane protein At1g16860-like produces the protein MHQIGSGMYVSGRAPDRRRERQLSSGSVATPPYTGGDLSRSGELGRMFDVASSAWQSQAPSPASSSRRSSGHLPLPPRPAPSPSASGPLSQLSHSGLLVGPSPPAAPSPARGGSWRKASRRRAAAMEEAAPVVARGSTRLGVPFACYVLLLVAAAAGVGAGLFFLVAWRRWEALAAAGGAVAAAAAVLSWNFLRCAAEAERFFRLSPDTVFDQGDMPIGELVKITGQVTCGRVPVGACFHDAARCVFTSVRVYGRRGWAWACCCSRWQLRHAEARSTNFYISDRNSGRRFYVRAGEGAKITWMINRKTIRFDGGDGSKGASRSLKSWAASTGVSCDGAVRVEEGFVREGDTASVIGVLKRHHAFNVVDAPDGVVATGRQPARCMFPVLVEGLVLIGSDDPDEGVYMV